A window of Armatimonadota bacterium contains these coding sequences:
- a CDS encoding PEP-CTERM sorting domain-containing protein has translation MRLSKLFGIGAGTALAMVGLAPQTALAQVTVDKDGIITTAVHISGPSFGSIDYYGSGNDDNFAEYGITTWNFTSGDFGLNVASIVSAKLTLTVNDRSFSDGSSVEFFFTPDTESVLGGGFANLAYNSAFTNGIDGTQYTNAPVSMGVFQITEMAGRAGGEIDMFNLDLGGGIAGAMVSAINSGTDFQIIVAATISADDITYSGVDNNFDPGDPNLEITANLVPEPATLTVLALGALALLRRRKKA, from the coding sequence ATGAGGCTTTCTAAGTTATTTGGTATTGGAGCGGGTACGGCATTGGCCATGGTCGGCCTTGCGCCGCAGACGGCTCTTGCACAAGTCACCGTCGACAAGGACGGGATTATAACGACCGCCGTCCACATCAGTGGACCATCGTTTGGCTCGATCGACTACTACGGCTCCGGGAACGACGACAACTTCGCCGAGTACGGGATCACGACCTGGAACTTTACGTCGGGCGACTTTGGTCTGAATGTAGCCAGCATTGTGAGCGCTAAGCTGACCCTCACGGTCAACGACCGCAGCTTCTCCGACGGATCGAGTGTGGAGTTCTTCTTCACGCCGGACACTGAGTCCGTCCTGGGCGGCGGCTTTGCAAACCTGGCGTACAACTCGGCCTTCACCAACGGCATCGACGGCACCCAGTACACGAACGCCCCGGTTTCGATGGGCGTCTTCCAGATCACGGAGATGGCAGGACGCGCCGGAGGCGAGATCGACATGTTCAACTTGGACCTCGGTGGCGGGATCGCGGGGGCTATGGTCAGCGCGATCAACTCGGGCACCGACTTCCAGATCATCGTCGCTGCTACGATCTCGGCCGACGACATCACCTACTCGGGCGTTGACAACAACTTCGATCCAGGTGATCCAAACTTGGAGATTACGGCCAACCTAGTGCCTGAGCCCGCGACGCTGACCGTCCTCGCCCTCGGCGCGCTCGCGCTTCTCCGGCGACGGAAGAAGGCCTGA
- a CDS encoding caspase family protein, which produces MKTGLVLSLFALFASAALSQVGSQQPARSKKRAIVIGVESYKLLPNLSFSIDDARAFSDLLVEHMGFDRQDIVLLTDGRDQSTRPTRENVFGAIDSLASNPTAVPSDLFVLYFSGHGVARDGQDYLLPSDVGSSEAKEKGVSLQSVVARLAQLDITNVLIVADACRTGESGEFGLSIRELCSELNIGLLLSCKPGARAYESSLLGHGIFTKAIIETFDQKSDYVDETGSLWLSDLAAGIEENAAKLAATYLPSREQVPQSYLDDVFDLLIDFNVSALDDSEMDGRIDDLPAAQAAAVALEIGLRIYPNDREAAYKWFRTGYMREPDNPRAALMFARSALDFELDSTSRRVANRFRNSERHDIYTLTHKLTAGAEGDQSQLLGGFFAAMGSFPAISSDHEAMLAVHVAMSLVDTVLVDESELIALESAFQKLQESHNWIRIYWDLAFIEARVGRVDFATAEPLLSKLYGLTSTALVRTEAVLHVGIQLMRRRDWTSFGELIESDYSRALPESHLLLWKLIHKQGVVQAADYLDVEEWAGNALIPMLPERLTAIAVSKILKNFRVCTEEFLSEVESRFSPQDPTLFERLVLTNLALTKTINALWSGASTDDAEWQRIRSTIDEELLDLEKIEVAAHSFRVMRDVDAMVLLLFNARGEAFAERAGFANYLEFARGPGAHYWQKVAEMWSPLLGMLSRSVGDWQDYMSSSVRTGNTAIALAAAMRFNGARAIEGIFTTGVPHRGSSVEDTFWKLVITSEENWRELLGELPGCKMPLALSAYHRSGLVPMWVNDWQFLYKVDVDSTGTFVFTEFDSYSLHFDPALRGWMEVLFTLGAFLVNYDREQLDAVAQGTDPLFSRYRSVLEKAVVEEHGIFDPVGLLVLGYAIGESGSADMAAIVEALDTLPYTQSSYLYPSALEYWLRQEGVIESTPAAKLLDYHLLSNSMASIGPFGEYTVFARGLAGFAGEWSEEVEVEGLSGEGFATGTLEWSCDAEGELNGTLLLADKRWMLYGTLNEVGTVQGFLISESPEDREKYGTLTAFFRMPPNDEAAPDKIRGLPVVINFVSNQGVGKITAKRLMDEIRRSGAGSVPR; this is translated from the coding sequence GTGAAGACAGGTTTGGTCCTGTCGCTGTTCGCGCTGTTTGCGTCGGCAGCGCTCAGTCAAGTCGGAAGCCAGCAGCCAGCAAGGTCTAAGAAACGGGCGATCGTTATCGGCGTCGAGTCGTACAAGCTGCTTCCGAACCTCTCGTTCTCGATCGACGACGCGAGGGCGTTCAGCGATCTGTTGGTCGAGCACATGGGCTTCGACCGCCAGGACATCGTGCTGCTGACGGACGGTCGCGACCAAAGCACGAGGCCGACCCGAGAGAACGTTTTCGGCGCGATCGATTCGCTGGCGAGCAACCCGACCGCCGTTCCCAGCGACCTGTTCGTCCTGTACTTCTCCGGTCACGGCGTGGCCCGCGATGGACAGGACTACCTGTTGCCTTCGGACGTCGGATCGAGCGAAGCTAAAGAGAAGGGAGTCTCGCTTCAGTCCGTCGTCGCCAGGCTTGCACAGCTCGATATCACAAACGTGCTCATCGTGGCCGACGCCTGCCGCACGGGCGAGTCGGGCGAGTTCGGACTGAGCATCCGTGAGCTTTGCTCCGAGCTGAACATCGGCCTGCTGCTGAGCTGCAAGCCGGGGGCGCGCGCGTACGAATCGTCGCTTTTGGGGCACGGGATTTTCACCAAGGCGATCATCGAGACGTTCGACCAAAAGAGTGATTACGTGGACGAGACGGGGAGCCTTTGGCTTTCTGATCTCGCGGCCGGAATTGAGGAGAACGCGGCTAAACTTGCCGCGACGTACCTTCCGAGCAGGGAGCAAGTGCCCCAGAGCTATCTAGACGATGTGTTCGATCTCTTGATAGACTTCAACGTCTCGGCTTTGGACGACAGCGAGATGGACGGGCGCATCGACGATCTGCCTGCCGCACAGGCTGCGGCCGTTGCTCTCGAGATCGGCTTGCGCATCTATCCAAACGACAGGGAGGCCGCCTACAAGTGGTTCCGCACCGGATACATGCGGGAGCCGGATAACCCCAGGGCCGCACTGATGTTTGCCAGAAGCGCCCTGGACTTCGAGTTGGACTCAACTTCCCGCAGGGTCGCGAACAGGTTCCGTAATTCGGAGCGACACGACATCTACACGCTGACGCACAAGCTGACGGCCGGGGCCGAGGGCGACCAGTCACAGTTGCTCGGAGGATTCTTTGCGGCCATGGGTTCTTTTCCGGCAATCAGCAGTGACCATGAGGCGATGCTGGCCGTGCACGTCGCAATGAGTCTGGTCGACACTGTGCTAGTAGATGAATCGGAGTTGATCGCGCTCGAGTCTGCCTTTCAGAAGCTACAAGAGTCTCACAACTGGATTCGAATTTATTGGGACTTGGCGTTTATTGAGGCGAGGGTAGGTCGTGTTGACTTCGCCACTGCAGAGCCGTTGCTCAGCAAACTGTACGGGTTGACTAGCACAGCGCTTGTTCGGACAGAGGCCGTCCTGCACGTTGGGATCCAGCTCATGAGGCGGCGCGATTGGACGAGCTTCGGTGAGCTGATCGAGTCTGACTACTCCCGTGCGCTGCCCGAGTCACACCTCCTCCTCTGGAAGCTCATACACAAGCAGGGCGTCGTCCAGGCCGCCGACTACCTAGACGTTGAAGAGTGGGCAGGGAACGCGCTTATTCCGATGCTCCCAGAACGCCTCACGGCCATCGCCGTCAGCAAGATCCTCAAGAACTTTCGCGTCTGCACGGAGGAGTTCCTGAGCGAGGTCGAGTCACGTTTCTCCCCGCAGGATCCTACTCTCTTCGAAAGGCTCGTACTAACGAACCTCGCGTTGACAAAGACGATCAATGCCCTTTGGAGCGGCGCTTCGACAGACGACGCCGAATGGCAGCGGATCAGATCGACGATCGACGAAGAACTTCTGGACTTGGAGAAGATCGAAGTCGCGGCTCATTCGTTCAGGGTCATGAGAGACGTGGACGCTATGGTCTTGCTTCTCTTCAACGCGCGTGGCGAGGCGTTCGCCGAACGGGCAGGGTTTGCGAACTACCTGGAGTTTGCGCGCGGACCCGGCGCTCATTACTGGCAGAAGGTTGCCGAGATGTGGTCGCCTTTGCTCGGTATGCTCAGCCGATCCGTTGGCGATTGGCAAGACTACATGTCTTCTAGCGTTCGAACGGGGAACACCGCGATCGCCCTTGCCGCTGCGATGCGCTTCAACGGTGCGAGGGCGATCGAGGGCATTTTCACTACTGGCGTTCCGCACCGCGGTTCGTCTGTCGAGGACACGTTCTGGAAGCTAGTCATAACTTCGGAAGAGAACTGGCGTGAGCTTTTGGGCGAGCTTCCCGGCTGTAAGATGCCGCTGGCGCTCTCGGCGTATCACCGGTCTGGACTGGTGCCGATGTGGGTCAACGACTGGCAGTTTCTTTACAAGGTCGACGTGGATTCAACCGGTACCTTTGTGTTCACCGAGTTCGATTCATACAGCTTGCACTTCGACCCGGCTTTGCGCGGTTGGATGGAGGTGCTGTTCACGCTGGGCGCGTTTCTCGTCAACTACGACAGGGAGCAGTTGGACGCGGTCGCGCAGGGCACGGACCCGCTCTTCTCCCGGTACCGATCCGTCCTCGAAAAGGCGGTAGTGGAAGAGCACGGCATCTTCGACCCTGTCGGCCTCTTGGTCCTGGGCTACGCGATCGGAGAATCTGGCTCGGCGGACATGGCGGCCATCGTCGAGGCGCTCGACACCTTGCCGTACACGCAGAGTTCGTACCTGTACCCGAGCGCGCTAGAGTATTGGCTCCGGCAAGAGGGCGTCATCGAGTCCACACCGGCTGCGAAGCTCTTGGACTACCACCTTCTGAGCAACTCCATGGCGTCCATCGGCCCGTTCGGAGAGTACACGGTCTTCGCCCGCGGTCTTGCCGGATTCGCTGGCGAATGGTCTGAAGAGGTCGAGGTCGAAGGTCTTTCCGGCGAGGGGTTCGCGACCGGGACGCTGGAGTGGTCCTGCGACGCAGAGGGCGAACTGAATGGGACTCTGCTTTTGGCGGACAAACGGTGGATGCTGTACGGCACCCTCAATGAGGTCGGGACTGTTCAAGGATTCTTGATTTCGGAATCACCGGAGGATCGAGAGAAGTACGGCACTCTGACCGCGTTCTTCAGGATGCCGCCCAACGACGAGGCCGCGCCGGACAAGATCAGGGGCCTTCCGGTCGTCATCAACTTCGTCTCCAACCAGGGAGTAGGGAAGATCACCGCGAAGAGGCTGATGGACGAGATCAGACGGTCGGGCGCAGGATCAGTGCCCAGGTGA
- a CDS encoding caspase family protein: protein MKTILKLCAAVSAVIFATFSLADTYALNIGISDYPDVVDENGDPYLDENGDPISDDLFGCVNDAKLYKKLLMEKYGVPEENIRMLLDKDANEEKFIEALRWLLETARPGDTVFISFSGHGAQYAVDDQPEEEDGLEEVLVLYDTLVTDDFINDLNKLFVDTGRNTVFVMDSCYSGGISRGGGDGKLLGKKWRSTRDRWTDGERLRKAKSHGMFTAREESALLNAVRKPRSIEKGSFVFVMAGQEDQTTSDVQFVDDDPPAQGIFTFVFVIILMDDPSLSIEEAIETVKYALKDADFDQVPKFEASDSARPTKPLLGG, encoded by the coding sequence ATGAAAACGATTTTGAAACTTTGTGCCGCAGTGTCTGCGGTTATCTTCGCCACTTTTTCTCTGGCAGACACCTACGCCCTCAACATCGGCATCAGTGATTACCCCGATGTCGTCGATGAGAATGGCGACCCGTACCTCGACGAGAACGGCGACCCGATATCGGATGATCTCTTTGGCTGTGTCAACGATGCGAAGCTATACAAAAAGCTGCTGATGGAAAAGTACGGCGTTCCGGAAGAGAACATCCGGATGCTCCTTGACAAAGATGCAAACGAGGAGAAGTTCATCGAAGCGTTGCGATGGCTGCTCGAAACAGCCCGACCCGGTGACACCGTGTTCATTTCGTTCTCCGGGCACGGCGCACAGTATGCGGTAGACGACCAACCGGAGGAAGAGGACGGTCTGGAGGAAGTGCTGGTTCTGTACGATACGCTGGTCACGGACGACTTCATCAACGATTTGAACAAACTGTTCGTGGACACAGGCCGTAACACCGTTTTCGTGATGGATAGCTGCTATAGCGGCGGAATCAGCAGAGGCGGCGGGGATGGCAAGCTGCTCGGCAAGAAGTGGCGCAGCACTCGCGACCGCTGGACGGACGGCGAGCGCCTGCGGAAGGCCAAGTCTCACGGAATGTTCACCGCCCGCGAAGAGTCGGCGCTGTTGAACGCGGTCAGGAAACCTCGCTCTATCGAGAAAGGCTCGTTCGTCTTCGTGATGGCCGGTCAAGAGGACCAGACGACGAGCGACGTGCAGTTCGTGGACGACGATCCGCCGGCGCAGGGCATCTTCACATTCGTCTTCGTCATTATCTTGATGGATGATCCGTCCCTCAGCATCGAAGAAGCGATTGAGACGGTGAAGTATGCGCTCAAAGACGCGGACTTTGATCAAGTGCCTAAGTTCGAGGCGAGCGACTCCGCAAGACCGACTAAGCCGCTGCTCGGCGGCTAG
- a CDS encoding rhodanese-related sulfurtransferase, whose protein sequence is MRANVRAPETTDVLVATFYKFVRLDDYRQMQAPIYDFCFEIGLYGTILLAEEGINGSMSGSPQAIDALLEFLRKDPRLADLEAKFSRHDDAPFKRLRVRLKKEIVTFGVHADPTVRAGTRVAPEDWNDLIAQDDIVLLDARNDYECDVGTFRGAIEPKIAEFGEFPSYADKNLDPKKHKRVAIFCTGGIRCEKASAYLLGKGFEEVYQLDGGILKYIEAVPREESLWQGDCFVFDYRVCVNHDLAATGHRMCEACQWAVPPGINVCENCGAEAMML, encoded by the coding sequence ATGAGAGCAAACGTACGTGCGCCGGAAACGACTGATGTCCTCGTCGCAACGTTCTACAAGTTCGTGCGGCTGGACGACTACCGCCAGATGCAAGCGCCGATCTACGACTTCTGTTTCGAGATCGGGCTGTACGGCACGATTCTGCTGGCCGAAGAGGGGATCAACGGCTCGATGAGCGGCTCGCCACAGGCGATCGACGCCCTTCTTGAATTTCTGCGAAAAGATCCGCGGCTTGCGGACTTGGAGGCGAAGTTCAGCCGGCACGATGACGCGCCGTTCAAGCGACTGCGCGTTCGCCTGAAAAAAGAGATCGTCACGTTCGGCGTCCACGCAGATCCGACCGTGCGAGCCGGCACTCGAGTCGCGCCCGAGGACTGGAACGATCTGATCGCGCAGGACGATATCGTGCTGCTCGACGCGCGCAACGACTACGAGTGCGACGTCGGTACGTTCCGAGGAGCAATCGAACCGAAGATCGCGGAGTTTGGCGAGTTCCCATCTTATGCCGACAAGAACCTAGATCCGAAGAAGCACAAGCGCGTCGCAATTTTCTGCACCGGAGGAATCAGGTGCGAAAAGGCGAGCGCGTACTTGCTCGGCAAGGGGTTCGAGGAGGTGTACCAGCTCGACGGCGGAATCCTGAAGTACATAGAAGCGGTGCCGAGAGAGGAGAGCCTGTGGCAGGGCGACTGTTTCGTGTTCGACTACCGGGTGTGCGTCAACCACGACCTTGCCGCGACCGGCCACCGAATGTGCGAGGCTTGCCAGTGGGCGGTGCCGCCCGGCATCAACGTCTGTGAGAATTGCGGGGCGGAGGCGATGATGCTGTAG
- a CDS encoding DUF1080 domain-containing protein produces MLSLVVLLLSVQDDHIGVGATPMPGAGAIIDGTRRTLDDKWTYWEGPRFASELPIKWKIVDDPVDDGNAVSTFDPAAAGGKYGAADIVTKKKYRDFRLHIEFLVPLPGGNSGVYLQNRYEIQILDGDKTKHGMGAVINESESPYDAYNGLGKWNAYDITFRAARFVDGVRTEKAMVTMYFNGIKVHKNFPIDRVWGGPNSGIDGAGDGAPADTPGGLKLQAEGHNVLYRNAWIKELRLDEADTDFHE; encoded by the coding sequence ATGTTGTCGCTAGTTGTTCTGTTATTGAGCGTCCAAGACGATCACATCGGCGTCGGTGCGACGCCGATGCCCGGCGCGGGGGCCATCATCGACGGCACGCGCAGGACGCTGGATGACAAGTGGACCTACTGGGAGGGGCCGCGGTTCGCCTCGGAGCTGCCGATCAAATGGAAGATCGTCGACGACCCGGTGGACGATGGCAATGCCGTCTCTACGTTTGACCCTGCGGCGGCAGGCGGCAAATACGGCGCGGCGGACATCGTCACGAAGAAGAAGTACCGGGACTTTCGCTTGCACATCGAGTTCTTGGTTCCGCTTCCCGGCGGCAACAGCGGCGTGTACCTGCAAAACCGATACGAAATCCAGATACTCGACGGCGACAAGACCAAGCACGGAATGGGCGCGGTGATCAACGAATCGGAGTCACCGTACGACGCGTACAACGGCCTCGGAAAGTGGAACGCCTACGACATCACGTTCCGCGCTGCACGGTTCGTTGATGGCGTTCGCACAGAAAAAGCGATGGTGACCATGTACTTCAACGGGATAAAAGTCCACAAGAACTTCCCCATCGACCGCGTGTGGGGCGGGCCGAACTCCGGGATCGACGGCGCGGGCGATGGCGCACCGGCCGACACTCCCGGCGGCTTAAAGCTCCAGGCGGAAGGGCACAACGTGCTTTACCGCAACGCCTGGATCAAGGAGCTGCGACTAGACGAGGCGGACACGGACTTTCACGAATGA
- a CDS encoding FkbM family methyltransferase, producing MKKLIQKVVTRSFNAIGLDVVRQGHARRWGSRMRHAKDLGFSPKAILDGGAFRGLWAKEAAEIFPGAQLVVVEPNPVLQEIIARNVAGINPAPKIVEAALGETSGTAPFNIWHDADNDQGASLLDHVSGKAGKVVDVKVETLDGIAERLSFKPELLKLDLQGGELAALNGGQEVLRHAELVLVEFGCLEAYVGRTTPRQLIDKLYDSGFCLYDIVDMHNRPYDGALTGGDFFFIRTTSALRSHKGYE from the coding sequence ATGAAGAAGCTAATACAGAAGGTCGTCACGCGCTCTTTCAACGCAATCGGCCTGGACGTCGTCCGCCAGGGGCACGCCAGAAGATGGGGTTCCCGGATGCGACATGCCAAGGATCTCGGCTTTTCGCCTAAGGCGATCTTGGACGGCGGCGCGTTCCGCGGTCTCTGGGCCAAGGAAGCCGCAGAGATTTTTCCGGGCGCCCAGCTCGTGGTCGTCGAACCGAACCCGGTGCTGCAAGAGATCATCGCGCGAAACGTCGCAGGAATCAATCCCGCGCCGAAGATCGTAGAGGCCGCGCTAGGCGAGACGTCGGGCACCGCGCCATTCAACATTTGGCACGACGCTGACAACGATCAAGGGGCGTCTCTCCTGGATCATGTGTCAGGCAAGGCGGGCAAGGTCGTCGACGTCAAGGTCGAAACCCTGGACGGCATTGCAGAGCGCCTCTCTTTCAAGCCGGAGCTCCTAAAGCTCGACTTGCAGGGTGGCGAACTCGCCGCTTTGAACGGCGGCCAAGAGGTTTTGCGACACGCGGAGCTCGTTCTTGTCGAGTTCGGATGCCTGGAGGCCTACGTTGGAAGGACGACGCCTCGGCAGCTCATCGACAAGTTGTACGACAGCGGCTTCTGCCTGTACGACATCGTCGACATGCACAACAGGCCGTACGACGGCGCCCTGACGGGAGGGGACTTCTTCTTCATAAGGACGACAAGCGCGCTGAGGAGCCACAAGGGGTACGAGTGA
- a CDS encoding O-methyltransferase: MPIEQWTAVDEYFERLFIGDDPVLRAALADSEAAELPAINVTPSQGKLLHLLVKMTGAKTVLEVGTLGGYSTIWMARALPDGGRLTTIENEKKHAEVATKNIERAGLSDIVEIINSAAIEVLPTLTDREPFDLFFIDADKEGTAAYFAWAMKLSRPGSVIIVDNVVREGEVIDASSEDAQVKGIRRFNEVLAADPRSTATAIQTVGAKGYDGFVIVLVE; encoded by the coding sequence ATGCCGATTGAGCAGTGGACCGCGGTCGATGAGTACTTCGAACGGCTCTTTATCGGAGACGACCCTGTGCTGAGGGCCGCGCTGGCGGACAGCGAGGCGGCGGAGCTGCCCGCGATCAATGTCACGCCGTCGCAGGGCAAGCTGCTGCATCTGCTCGTGAAGATGACAGGCGCGAAGACCGTTTTGGAGGTCGGGACGCTCGGCGGTTACAGCACGATCTGGATGGCGCGCGCGCTGCCCGATGGCGGGAGGCTGACGACGATCGAAAATGAGAAGAAGCACGCTGAGGTCGCGACCAAGAACATCGAGCGCGCGGGGCTCTCGGACATCGTCGAGATCATCAACTCGGCGGCGATCGAGGTACTGCCGACCCTCACTGACAGAGAGCCGTTCGACCTCTTCTTCATCGACGCGGACAAGGAGGGCACGGCGGCGTACTTCGCGTGGGCGATGAAGCTCTCGCGGCCCGGCAGCGTGATCATCGTCGACAACGTCGTGCGCGAAGGGGAGGTGATCGACGCGAGCAGCGAAGACGCCCAAGTGAAGGGGATCAGGCGGTTCAACGAAGTGCTCGCCGCCGATCCCCGCTCGACGGCGACGGCGATTCAGACCGTCGGGGCGAAGGGGTACGACGGGTTCGTGATTGTGCTGGTCGAGTGA
- a CDS encoding DUF2784 family protein yields the protein MLAILNIFFFVFHTVLIVFNVFGWAHPKTRKWNLATLLLTLASWVGMGMFYGMGYCICTDWHWQVREAMGIKETATSYIVLLVRNVSGWEPPVALANEVAKWVFLSALAMSVGLNLWDWKKRAVCHGQAR from the coding sequence GTGCTCGCGATTCTGAACATATTTTTCTTCGTGTTCCACACGGTGCTGATCGTGTTCAACGTGTTCGGTTGGGCGCACCCGAAGACGCGCAAGTGGAATTTGGCGACGCTTCTGCTCACTCTAGCGAGTTGGGTTGGGATGGGGATGTTCTATGGGATGGGCTACTGCATCTGCACCGACTGGCACTGGCAGGTGCGCGAAGCGATGGGGATCAAGGAGACGGCAACCAGCTACATCGTGCTGCTCGTGCGCAACGTCTCGGGTTGGGAACCGCCGGTCGCGCTGGCGAACGAGGTAGCGAAGTGGGTGTTCCTTTCCGCGCTAGCGATGAGCGTGGGGTTGAACCTGTGGGACTGGAAAAAACGAGCAGTGTGCCACGGTCAGGCCCGATAA
- a CDS encoding DUF1080 domain-containing protein: protein MTAIIVLAALVSVQEPEPFSLFDGKSLKGWHQDIPDNDGKDSPVDAFTVRDGVLVSLGQPFGHLITDAQYENYKLVVEYRYSKEAGNCGVIVHVSIPRFRSFLPQGVECQLRSGSAGDFFLFGETICRRSAPDEPLGRVPNMTDDSENEVGEWNTMVIECRGDEIKVWMNGDLVNDGVGCSVSKGQIALQSEGAEVEFRKLEMTKLSG from the coding sequence ATGACTGCTATCATAGTGCTCGCTGCTCTAGTTAGCGTCCAAGAGCCAGAGCCGTTCTCGCTCTTTGACGGCAAGAGCCTGAAAGGTTGGCACCAGGACATCCCGGACAACGACGGCAAGGACAGTCCGGTTGATGCGTTCACCGTTCGCGACGGTGTGCTAGTCAGCCTTGGCCAGCCCTTTGGGCACTTGATTACCGACGCACAGTACGAGAATTACAAGCTTGTCGTCGAGTACCGGTACTCGAAAGAGGCGGGCAACTGCGGAGTGATCGTGCACGTCTCTATTCCCCGTTTTCGTAGCTTCCTGCCGCAGGGCGTCGAGTGCCAGCTTCGCAGCGGTAGCGCCGGCGACTTCTTCCTGTTCGGCGAGACGATCTGCCGGCGGTCCGCGCCCGATGAACCGCTGGGGCGCGTTCCGAACATGACAGACGACTCTGAGAACGAGGTCGGCGAGTGGAACACGATGGTCATCGAGTGCCGCGGCGACGAGATCAAGGTTTGGATGAACGGCGACCTTGTCAACGACGGCGTCGGCTGCTCGGTCTCCAAAGGCCAGATCGCGCTGCAGTCCGAAGGCGCCGAGGTCGAGTTCCGCAAGCTCGAAATGACGAAGCTTTCTGGGTGA
- a CDS encoding DUF1080 domain-containing protein: MISLIALAAISSLQDAEPISLFDGKSLNGWHQDIPDNDKRDSPVDAFTVRDGVLVSLGTPRGHLITDASYSDYKLVVEYRFPGEPGNCGVLVHASKPRRLYDMFPQSMEVQLQSGHAGDFWCIGEDISVPDMVKRRGPKEKWGVEPPMNRRIVNLTDGSEKPLGEWNTMVIRCKGDTITVWVNGDLVNDGTGCTATKGQIALQAEGAVVEFRKLELTKLTAMSS, encoded by the coding sequence ATGATTTCGCTCATCGCACTCGCAGCGATCAGCAGCCTCCAGGATGCTGAACCGATTTCACTTTTCGACGGCAAGAGCCTGAACGGTTGGCACCAGGACATCCCAGACAACGATAAGAGGGACAGTCCGGTCGACGCGTTCACGGTGCGCGACGGGGTTCTTGTTAGCCTCGGAACTCCGCGCGGGCATCTGATCACGGACGCCTCGTACTCCGACTACAAACTGGTCGTCGAGTACCGCTTTCCTGGTGAGCCGGGGAACTGCGGGGTGCTGGTCCACGCTTCGAAACCGAGGCGTCTCTACGATATGTTCCCGCAGTCGATGGAGGTGCAGTTGCAGAGCGGGCACGCGGGCGACTTCTGGTGCATCGGCGAGGACATCTCCGTGCCCGATATGGTCAAACGTCGTGGGCCGAAGGAGAAGTGGGGCGTCGAACCACCGATGAACCGCCGCATCGTCAACCTCACCGACGGTTCGGAAAAACCGCTCGGCGAGTGGAACACGATGGTGATCCGTTGCAAGGGCGACACGATCACCGTCTGGGTGAACGGCGACCTCGTCAACGACGGAACCGGCTGCACGGCGACAAAGGGGCAGATCGCTTTGCAGGCCGAGGGGGCGGTGGTCGAGTTCCGGAAGCTGGAACTGACGAAGCTCACGGCCATGTCATCCTGA
- a CDS encoding DnaJ domain-containing protein — MPDHYETLGVSQNATADEIRSAFRGIARQHHPDVSDSPASAERFLEAKDAYDVLSDPDRKRNYDIAQGHRREQEARQRRQRAHRASDASSRMRQAQAHRTRSAEALHLSMLLNQHKFNQAESLARQMLRDDPKAPLPYAVLADIFRARGDLQRAEQHYAYAAQYAPTNRAYRQKHIEMTEALALRTKQSTGAPKGPMALGVAAFVTLVSCLYVVLSGATPAFPAFAPISLWPLSLMVMLFVSGIAIGASLSSGGFLDVFDANRGSAVMRVPPAIALGMIALLNYWIAVVFYLFVGVTQSVFNPSMTRLLAATGAALAFFVVAIWIVNAEAVRQTALWGGNVLYLGSAVGWFVADSLKQAN; from the coding sequence ATGCCTGACCATTACGAAACGCTCGGTGTCTCGCAGAACGCGACCGCCGACGAGATACGGTCTGCGTTCCGCGGGATAGCGCGACAGCACCACCCGGACGTCTCCGACTCTCCGGCTTCAGCTGAGCGGTTCTTGGAGGCGAAGGACGCGTACGACGTATTGAGCGATCCCGACCGCAAACGGAACTACGACATCGCGCAGGGGCACAGGCGCGAGCAGGAGGCAAGACAGAGAAGACAGCGCGCACACCGAGCCAGCGACGCCAGTTCGCGAATGCGACAAGCGCAAGCTCACCGAACAAGGAGCGCCGAGGCTCTGCACCTCAGCATGCTGCTCAATCAGCACAAGTTCAATCAAGCCGAATCGCTGGCGCGGCAGATGTTGCGCGACGATCCGAAGGCTCCGCTTCCCTACGCAGTGCTAGCAGATATCTTCCGCGCTCGCGGAGACTTGCAAAGAGCGGAGCAGCACTACGCATACGCCGCGCAGTACGCCCCGACGAACAGAGCGTATCGACAAAAGCACATCGAGATGACCGAGGCGCTGGCGCTCAGAACCAAGCAGAGCACGGGCGCCCCCAAGGGTCCGATGGCGCTCGGCGTTGCGGCGTTCGTCACGCTTGTGTCGTGCCTCTACGTCGTACTCTCGGGGGCGACTCCTGCGTTCCCGGCCTTCGCGCCGATCTCACTGTGGCCGCTCAGCTTAATGGTGATGCTGTTCGTCTCCGGCATCGCGATCGGGGCGTCCCTGTCGTCTGGGGGATTCCTCGACGTGTTCGACGCCAACAGGGGCTCCGCAGTCATGCGCGTTCCACCTGCGATCGCTCTGGGCATGATAGCGCTGCTCAACTACTGGATCGCCGTGGTGTTCTATCTTTTTGTCGGGGTAACACAGTCGGTGTTCAACCCATCGATGACGCGCCTGCTGGCTGCGACCGGCGCTGCGCTGGCGTTCTTCGTCGTTGCGATTTGGATCGTCAACGCAGAGGCGGTCAGGCAGACGGCGCTGTGGGGAGGGAACGTTCTTTACCTTGGATCAGCCGTCGGCTGGTTCGTCGCCGATAGCCTGAAGCAAGCAAACTGA